The nucleotide window TGGCTGCGAAATATACGTGAACGACGCTTTTGCCGTTTCTCACCGCGCCCACGCTTCGGTCGAGGCGATCACCCAGGTGATTCCGGTCATTACGGCCGGGTTCCTGATGAGGAACGAGATGACCTTTTTCGACAAGGCCATGCAGAATCCGGTTCGCCCTCTGGTTGCTATCCTGGGGGGAGCAAAGGTTTCCGGCAAGCTGGAAGTGCTCGAAACTCTCGTGAACAAGGTCGACAAGGTCGTAATCGGCGGCGGCATGGCATTTACCTTTCTCAAGGCAATGGGCTATTCGGTCGGCAAATCGCTCGTGGAGGATGAATTGATCCCCACAGCCAAGAAGATCATGGACAGGGCCAAAAAGAAGGGGGTCATGTTCTATCTCCCGGTCGATTGTGTCGTAGCTAACGCCTTTGAAGCGAATGCCGCCAATTTCATTACTACGATTCAGGAGATACCGGCTGGCTGGATGGCGCTCGATATCGGACCTGCCTCGGCGACACTTTTCGCCGAAACCCTGCGGGACGCAAAAACAGTGATCTGGAACGGGCCGATGGGGGTGTTCGAGATGGATGCCTTTGCCCGCGGCACCTTTGCCGTGGCCGAAGCGGTGGGGAATGCCTTTGCCACCACCATTATCGGCGGTGGCGATACCGATTCGGCGGTGCGCAAGGCAGGCGTCGACAACAAGGTGAGCTATATCTCCACAGGAGGGGGAGCATTCCTCGAACTCCTGGAAGGCAAGGTGTTGCCCGGCGTCAAAGCTCTCGATATCAAACCGAAGAAATAGGGGGAACAATGCGTACGCCGGTCATTGCAGGGAACTGGAAACTTTTCAAGACCATCGGCGAGGCTACCTCCCTGGTGAGCGAACTCAAGCCTCTGGTAGCAGGAGCAACAGGCGTCGAAATAGTCGTGGCCCCCGTATTCACCGCCCTGAGCCGCGTGGCGGATATCGCCGCCGGATCGAATGTGCAGGTTGCCGCTCAGGATTGCTTTTGGAAGGAAGAGGGGGCCTACACCGGAGAGGTGGCACCGAAGCTGTTGAAGGATGCCGGCTGCAGCCATGTGATCATAGGGCATTCGGAGCGGCGCCAGTTTTTCGGGGAAACCGACCAGACGGTCAACAACAAGGCCAAGGCGGCTCTAGATGCCGGTTTGACAGCCATTGTCTGTGTGGGTGAAACCCTTGCCGAACGCGAGGCCGGCGTCACGTTCGCCGTCATAGGAAAACAGGTCAAAGAGGGATTGGCAGGGCTTTCCGTCGATAACCTCGCACGCGTCATCGTTGCCTATGAACCGGTCTGGGCCATCGGCACCGGCAAGACAGCCAGCGATGAGCAGGCCCAGGAGGTGCATGCCTCCATCCGTGCGCTCATCGGAGAACTTTTCGGTACCTCGGCTGCCGCGGAACTGCGTATTCTGTACGGCGGCAGCGTCAAGCCCGACAATGTCAAGGGACTGATGACCCAGGCTGATATTGACGGTGCCCTGGTTGGAGGGGCCAGCCTTGTGGCGGAGTCTTTCGCGGCTATCGTAAACTACGGGGCATGATCGCGGCCGGAGTTCCCGCAACCGCCACTGTTCAATAAAAGCTTTACAATGATGGGCGCGCTGTGGTACATATTTTTTCTTATCAAGTAGGCAGGGGACGCAGAATGACAATTTTTCTCACAATTTTGCATATAATCGTATGTTTCTTTCTGGTTGGCGTTGTACTGCTGCAGTCGGGAAAGGGTGCCGAAATGGGCGCCTCCTTCGGGAGCAGCGGCAGCCAATCGGTCTTCGGCGCCGGAGGGGGTACCACCTTTCTGAGCAAAATGACCACCGGGGCCGCCATAATCTTCATGCTGACCTCCCTGACGCTGGCATATGTTTCTGGCAAGCCTTCGTCGTCATCCATCATGTCAGGTAAGACCAAGCCTGCTGCAGGACAGAAGCCGGTTCAAGCACCCCAGCCGACAGCTCCGGCGCCTGCTCAGGGGACCGCAGCACCGGTTCAGGCACCCAAGAAATAGTACTTGAATTCAGTTTTTCCCTGT belongs to Geobacter sp. SVR and includes:
- the pgk gene encoding phosphoglycerate kinase, producing MPIRYIDQVKDLKDKKVFIRVDFNVPQDDKGNITEDTRIVGAVPTIKYAMEQGAKVVLASHLGRPKGEFKPKYTMAPAAKRLSELLGKKVQQAPDCFGPEVAKMIDTMKSGEVIMLENLRFYPGEEKNDAEFAGKLANGCEIYVNDAFAVSHRAHASVEAITQVIPVITAGFLMRNEMTFFDKAMQNPVRPLVAILGGAKVSGKLEVLETLVNKVDKVVIGGGMAFTFLKAMGYSVGKSLVEDELIPTAKKIMDRAKKKGVMFYLPVDCVVANAFEANAANFITTIQEIPAGWMALDIGPASATLFAETLRDAKTVIWNGPMGVFEMDAFARGTFAVAEAVGNAFATTIIGGGDTDSAVRKAGVDNKVSYISTGGGAFLELLEGKVLPGVKALDIKPKK
- the tpiA gene encoding triose-phosphate isomerase yields the protein MRTPVIAGNWKLFKTIGEATSLVSELKPLVAGATGVEIVVAPVFTALSRVADIAAGSNVQVAAQDCFWKEEGAYTGEVAPKLLKDAGCSHVIIGHSERRQFFGETDQTVNNKAKAALDAGLTAIVCVGETLAEREAGVTFAVIGKQVKEGLAGLSVDNLARVIVAYEPVWAIGTGKTASDEQAQEVHASIRALIGELFGTSAAAELRILYGGSVKPDNVKGLMTQADIDGALVGGASLVAESFAAIVNYGA
- the secG gene encoding preprotein translocase subunit SecG translates to MTIFLTILHIIVCFFLVGVVLLQSGKGAEMGASFGSSGSQSVFGAGGGTTFLSKMTTGAAIIFMLTSLTLAYVSGKPSSSSIMSGKTKPAAGQKPVQAPQPTAPAPAQGTAAPVQAPKK